From a region of the Burkholderia lata genome:
- a CDS encoding MFS transporter yields MSQSSPASRAGAAAAPRTGARLPAAATLAVASATCSLIVLDTNVVAVSLPSIARSFHASFADIEWVVSAYMTAFAACLLPAGGLADRFGRKRMLFAGLALFFLASLGCGVSPSAGWLIAARAVKGGGAALLLTAALAVIANRFPEGRERARAWAIWGMCMGIATAIAPLVGGAITQWIGWRWVFLLNLPVCLLLAAGARAAIDESCDPHAKRVDAAGSLLFGAALACAIAALIGAPSHGWLSAATLGRLALAAALFAAFIGAERWQARPMIDLALFRQPRFVGAVLAMFGYAACAQVMMTFLPLYLQNAFGMSAIDAGLGMLPFAFAMIAGPSLGAALAARVSSGGVLAGGLALIGAGNLATAALTASGDYRLVALGMFVTGCGAGIMNGDTQKAIMACVPPNRTGMASGISTTTRFSAIVTAVGVLGAVLAASTHARLDRLLSAAPGLRAFADAPFMSSLLAGDLARALERVPPSAAGALAQAAPVAFASGFADALTVSGGLALVAAVVAYKLLTQPMRDGA; encoded by the coding sequence ATGTCCCAGTCTTCCCCGGCGTCGCGCGCAGGCGCGGCTGCCGCCCCGCGCACCGGTGCCCGCCTGCCCGCCGCCGCGACGCTCGCCGTCGCGTCCGCGACCTGCTCGCTGATCGTGCTCGACACGAACGTCGTCGCCGTGTCGCTGCCGAGCATCGCGCGCAGTTTCCACGCGAGCTTCGCCGATATCGAATGGGTCGTGAGCGCGTACATGACCGCGTTCGCCGCGTGCCTGCTGCCGGCCGGCGGGCTGGCCGACCGCTTCGGGCGCAAGCGGATGCTCTTCGCAGGGCTCGCGCTGTTCTTTCTCGCGTCGCTCGGCTGCGGCGTCTCGCCGTCGGCCGGCTGGCTGATCGCCGCGCGGGCGGTGAAGGGCGGCGGCGCCGCGCTGCTGCTGACGGCCGCGCTCGCCGTGATCGCGAACCGTTTTCCGGAAGGGCGCGAACGGGCGCGCGCGTGGGCGATCTGGGGCATGTGCATGGGGATCGCGACGGCCATCGCGCCGCTCGTCGGCGGCGCGATCACGCAATGGATCGGCTGGCGCTGGGTGTTCCTGCTGAACCTGCCCGTCTGCCTGCTGCTCGCGGCCGGTGCGCGTGCCGCTATCGACGAGTCGTGCGATCCGCACGCGAAGCGCGTGGACGCGGCCGGCAGCCTGCTGTTCGGCGCGGCGCTCGCATGCGCGATCGCGGCGCTGATCGGCGCGCCGTCGCACGGCTGGCTGTCGGCCGCGACGCTCGGCCGGCTCGCGCTGGCCGCCGCGCTGTTCGCGGCGTTCATCGGCGCGGAGCGCTGGCAGGCGCGGCCCATGATCGATCTCGCGCTGTTCCGCCAGCCGCGCTTCGTCGGCGCCGTGCTCGCGATGTTCGGCTATGCGGCGTGCGCGCAGGTGATGATGACGTTCCTGCCGCTGTACCTGCAGAACGCGTTCGGGATGTCGGCGATCGACGCGGGGCTCGGGATGCTGCCGTTCGCGTTCGCGATGATCGCCGGGCCCTCGCTCGGCGCGGCGCTGGCCGCGCGCGTGTCGTCCGGCGGCGTGCTGGCGGGCGGGCTCGCGCTGATCGGCGCGGGCAACCTCGCGACCGCGGCGCTGACGGCCAGCGGCGACTACCGGCTCGTCGCGCTCGGCATGTTCGTGACGGGCTGCGGCGCGGGCATCATGAACGGCGACACGCAGAAGGCGATCATGGCGTGCGTGCCGCCGAACCGCACCGGCATGGCATCGGGCATCAGCACGACGACACGCTTCTCGGCGATCGTGACGGCCGTCGGCGTGCTCGGCGCGGTGCTGGCGGCGAGCACGCATGCGCGGCTCGACCGGCTGTTGTCGGCAGCACCCGGCTTGCGCGCATTCGCCGATGCGCCGTTCATGTCGAGCCTGCTGGCCGGCGACCTGGCGCGGGCGCTCGAGCGCGTGCCGCCGTCGGCCGCCGGTGCGCTCGCGCAGGCGGCGCCTGTCGCGTTCGCGAGCGGGTTCGCCGACGCGCTGACGGTGAGCGGCGGGCTCGCGCTGGTCGCGGCCGTCGTGGCCTACAAGTTGCTTACGCAACCGATGCGCGACGGCGCGTGA